From a region of the Cutaneotrichosporon cavernicola HIS019 DNA, chromosome: 7a genome:
- the ADE13 gene encoding uncharacterized protein (Belongs to the lyase 1 family. Adenylosuccinate lyase subfamily) → MDSYQTPLSSRYASKEMSKLFSNGTRFGTWRKLWLNLAIAEKELGLNISDKAIEQMKANLELDEAQMKVAAEEEKKRRHDVMAHVHTFGTVAPEAAGIIHLGATSCYVTDNADLIFLREGLDILIPKLAIVIHRLSAFAKQYRDLPTLGFTHFQPAQLTTVGKRATLWLQELLWDLRNLERARNDLGFRGVKGTTGTQGSFLALFNGDHDKVEALDKRVTELCGFPYAYPVTGQTYSRKIDFDVLAPLSSFAASVHKMATDIRLLANLKEMEEPFEKDQIGSSAMAYKRNPMRCERACSLARHLGLLCQNSWMTASVQWFERTLDDSANRRVTLPEAFLTADILLSTLQNITEGLVVYPKVIGRRISQELPFMATENIIMAIVKAGGDRQECHEKIRVLSHEAGAVVKHEGGENDLIERVKRDPYFKPILGELDALLDPSTFVGRAPEQVDKFVAEWVEPALKPYAAHLKDIKAAELSV, encoded by the exons ATGGACTCGTACCAGacccccctctcctc GCGCTATGCGTCCAAGGAGATGTCCAAGCTCTTCTCCAACGGC ACGCGTTTCGGCACGTGGCGCAAGCTCtggctcaacctcgccatTGCTGAGAAG GAGCTTGGCCTCAATATCTCGGACAAGGCGATCGAGCAGATGAAGGCCAACCTTGAGCTGGACGAGGCTCAGATGAAGgtcgctgccgaggaggagaagaagcgccgTC ACGATGTCATGGCTCATGTTCACACCTTTGGCACCGTCGCTCCAGAGGCTGCCGGTATCATTCA cctcggcgccacGTCGTGCTACGTCACCGAcaacgccgacctcatctTCCTGCGTGAGGGCCTTGACATCCTCATTCCCAAGCTTGCCATTGTCATCCACCGCCTGTCCGCTTTTGCCAAGCAGTACCGCGACCTTCCCACGCTCGGCTTCACCCACTTCCAGCCCGCTCAGCTGACCACCGTCGGCAAGCGTGCCACCCTTTGGCTCCAGGAGCTCCTCTGGGACCTGCGCAACCTCGAGCGTGCCCGCAACGACCTCGGATTCCGTGGTGTCAAGGGCACTACTGGTACCCAGGGCTcgttcctcgccctcttcaACGGCGACCacgacaaggtcgaggccctcgacaAGCGCGTCACCGAGCTCTGCGGCTTCCCTTACGCCTACCCCGTGACTGGCCAGACCTACTCGCGTAAGATTGACTTTGACGTTCTCGCGCCCCTCTCGTCGTTCGCTGCCTCGGTCCACAAGATGGCCACTGAcatccgcctcctcgccaacctcaaggagatggaggagccGTTTGAGAAGGACCAGAtcggctcgtcggccatggCGTACAAGCGCAACCCCATGCGCTGCGAGCGTGCGTGCTCGCTTGCCCGCCACCTGGGACTTTTGTGCCAGAACTCGTGGATGACCGCGTCGGTCCAGTGGTTTGAGCGTACCCTCGACGACTCGGCCAACCGCCGCGTCACCCTCCCCGAGGCTTTCCTCACCGCTGACATTCTCCTCTCGACCCTCCAGAACATCACCGAGGGTCTCGTCGTCTACCCCAAGGTCATTGGCCGCAGGATATCGCAGGAGCTCCCGTTCATGGCAACGGAGAACATCATCATGGCCATTGTCAAGGCTGGCGGTGATCGCCAGGAGTGCCACGAGAAGATCCGTGTCCTCTCTCACGAGGCTGGTGCGGTTGTCAAgcacgagggcggcgagaacgacctcattgagcgcgtcaagcGCGACCCTTACTTCAAGCCTAttcttggcgagctcgacgcgctgctTGACCCCTCGACTTTCGTCGGCCGTGCCCCCGAGCAGGTTGACAAGTTTGTTGCTGAGTGGGTCGAGCCCGCGCTCAAGCCGTACGCCGCGCACCTCAAGGACATCAAGGCGGCTGAGCTGTCTGTCTAA